A window of Halichoerus grypus chromosome 15, mHalGry1.hap1.1, whole genome shotgun sequence genomic DNA:
AGCACTGCAAGCCGCTGAGAGTCGGCGGGTTGGGCGCTGGCAAGAGAGCGTAGACGCACACTCAGGTAATGGTTGCGAGGTACGGTCGTGTGGGCTGCGCACTGCATCGGGGCGCCCACCTGGCCTGACTGACGTGAAGGTCTGAATCCTTGCACGATGGAGGAGGCGCCCAGTGGAGGCCACGCCCCTTCCCTGTCCGGCGGggggcccctcccagcccaccccggCCAGCCCCGCCCTCCCGCTCACCCGGGCTCAAATTGGGGATGGAGTCGTGGGTCATGAGGTCGGCGTTGCACAAGTCAGTCGCGCAGCCGCGCACCACCGAGTAGTCGGGCGGCAGCGCGTGGTCGTTGGACAGCATTCGGCCGGTAGGCGGGCCTGTCCAGCAGCCTTTCTGTACCATGGTCACTGAGGCGCGGTACcctgggggcgggaggggaccGGGACCTGGTGCGTTGCCTCgtcccagcctccttcctcctttccttcttacCTCCCCGCTCGGCCTCTCTAGTCTCcagtctctccctcctcctccgcTCTTCTCTGGCACTCACCTCGCCTGTCCCTGctgcccttctctttcctccctctctccctgcaaaCTCCGCTTCCCCTActccccctactcctcctcccctcaccaatcccttcccaccccctccccactctgttatccccctccccccccccacagtctCCCAGGGTCTCCTGCCCTACCTCACGCCCCTCATCCTCCCcggtccttctccctcccctttttccTCCTCGTGTCCTCCACCTCCGCTCTCTGTCCTTAGCTCtgcccttctcttctccccaatCCCCCCAACCCCTTGAAGTGGCAGggctcttcccctctgccccctccctccctaatCTCTCATCCCcgtctctgcccccacccctttgtCTTCTGCACAGGCTTCTCCTTTTCCTGCCACTTTCTGTCCCTCACCAGTGTCCAGGGACAAGACAGCCTCAGAGCATCCATGGGGACAGGAGACATTGTGGAATTTCATGCTGCTGAGGTCAAAGGGCCCAAAGTAGATGTGTTGAAAGTTGTAGCATTGTCGGGCCTGGGACGCTGAGGAGAGAAGCcgggtggatgtgtgtgtgtgtgtggcggggggatAAGCCTGTTCCAGGAACTCCCCCGAGCTCCCCCTAGCAAATGACAGTCTCACCAGCCAGGCTGCTCTGCTCTGAGGGGAGCCAGGCCTTGCTGCCTAGACAGAACTAGGCACGCTAGGATTCAGGCCTTCATGTCAGGCTAGGCAGGCCCCCGATGCAGTGCGCAGCCCATACCACTGTACCTCGAGACCACTGCTGTGGCTGGTCATGGCAGTGTCTACCTCCTGGCAGAGTAATGGCCTCTGTGCACCTGCCAGTCCAGTTTCCCTCCCCCAGCTATTCAGGATCTCcaccctcttccaggaagccctctaaGATTAGATAAAGGAGGAAGTGATTCACTCCTGCTCTGCCTGTCCCTCTTCCAACTAAACTCAGGATGTCCAGTAGCACTAAAAGGCCACGGGTAGAAAACAGACTCCAGCACAGGTAATGGGATGTGCAATCTTGTACTACAAATGTACACACACAGCCAGCCCCGgcgacacacacacaaaacacttgAACTACTGacataaacacaaaataacaaaattgacaCAGGCTCATGCAAATCTCACACACAGGCACAGAATATCCTGAGCATTCATGCAGAGTtctatattcaaatataaaataagtaccACCCAGACCCTCCAATGGAAACTCTCCCAGCCAAGACACATGCAAGATCATACCAACAGACAGAAAAATGTGTggatacagaaacaaaaacaacacgcAGAGAGACCCAGGGACATAGGAAGTCATacccagagagagacaaatatgGCCTCAAGAATCATAGACACACAAATAAAATGAGAGACCACAATTATGCAAAGTTAGAGATACAAAAAAAGATCCACAAAACCATAGAATTTTAAACCATAGACAGAtccaagacacagagagacatggGGCACAGATACACAGAGAGATAGACACACTTCAGTACCCAGACACGTGTGCACAGAGATAAATATAGGCCTACCAGTCACAGGGATGCACGaacacaaagagagacacagataTGCAAAATTATACACACATCTCTTCTACAAAGAAAGTGAAACTCAGAGAAAAACAGACCCCGAAGCGTTTGTTCAAACACTTGTTCACATGTGAAATCTGGTAGAGAGAAACACATGCACAGAGACCCACCGGGCATGCCTACATGGACACACACAGAAATCGAACTCTCTTCCGTGGATGACCACACACACAGTGGGTTGGGCTCGGGCTTAGCTTCCTCTCCCCGCTCTGCTCCCATCTTTGCAGCCACTTCGGTCCTGATATGAGTATGTCTCTGTCTTTTCCCAAACTGGGGGAAGAGGTTGCCTGAGGGTGAGGCCAAAGTTCTCTGCCAGTTCTGGAAAGACCCCCAGGGTTCCCCAGAAGTACCCTTGAACAGGGGCATGGGCAAGGAGGATGAGAGGTTGCAGTGGAGGGGGGGGCGGATAGAGACGTCAGAGAAGATGACTGATGGGAGAACAGAGGAGAAGACACATGAGGACACAGTCTCCAGTCGGCTCCTCCACcaagacccaggagtccaggcccccagcctctcctccctcagacccaagAGTCCAAACTCCCAGccgcctcctccctcagacccaggagtccaggcccccagccccctcctccttcagacccaggagtccagacccccagcccctcctccctcagaccgaGGAGCCCAGACTCCCAGccgcctcctccctcagactcaggagtccaggccccctcagtccttcctccctcagacccagaaATCCAACCCCCTCCCCATTTCTTAACACTGGGCTCAGAAGTCTGGGTACCTGTCACGCAGAACACAGCCCCAAAGAGGCAGAGCAGGATGGTGCTGGGGACTCCCATTGCCAGTTTGTGGAGCTGAGCTGAGACCCCGAGGACAGCTCCTCCTGATCTGATTTCTGTCTGGCTGGTTCTCCCTGCTGAGCCCCAGGCATCCCGGCTCTCCAGCCTGCTCCGGATTCCTCCACCCCCGCCCTTCCTGGTTTCCTCCTAGGTAATCATGATGGGGCCATGATGAGTCCTTGGtgctgaggagggagagggattgGGGTCTGGATTTCTGGGTCTGAAGGAAGAGGGAGCTAGAGGCCTATAATCCTTAATTTGGGGGATTTGTTATTTGCAGGCTGTCttgatttctcttctctttctctactGGAACACACATtatgcataaacacacacacacacacacacacacaccccctccaaTGCTGGGGCCATGTCTCCGGACCCAGAGACACAAACATCACCTCCTCCTAGAAGCCTCTTCTGATCCCGATCTCCCCCACTCATCCACCCACTCTCAGCCTCAGGCACCTCCCTGTCTCCAGCCATGGTCACCCTGGGTTGGACTGCTGTCTGTCTCCCCTATCAGGCTGAGAACTCCTCAGAGGCCTCAGGGATGTTTGCAAtgttgtatgaatgaatgaaccaatgaatgtacagagaagcagagacagacagacagacagatggagagGCAGTTACACATGGGATGCAGAAAGACAGTCACTCGCAGTGTGGACAGATGTAAATGTAGACACCCAGACAAACCCAGACATGAAGGGGGACACCCTGATGAACAGGACATgcctttaataaatgtttattagattagtaaatgaatgaataaaaaaaattggaggagATAGAGACACAGGCAGACAAGCAGAGGGACACGGAATCCCCCGAGGACACAGATCCATGTGGACACTCAGACACAGGGCTGTGGGGACATGCAGACGGATGCCCCTGCAGGCAGCTGGAGCTGGGGCAGAGACCCCAAGTCAGCACCTCCTGACCTGCCTCACTTCTGCCCCTTGGTGGAGCTGCCCCCTGCGATCACAGCCCTCACTGTGCTGTGCAGGGTGGGCACCAGGCATGTGCAGAGACCTAGGGTCATAGACCCACAGATGGATGGGACAGAGTTGACATAATGGCAGTGACCAGGATGGCCTTAATGGTCCCCCGAGCTTGATTAAATTTTACACAGCTTTCTTCCTGACTGCAGCCCCCTGACCTCCCTTTCCTTAAGGcatttgttttagaaaacttggcattgcatattctttctctgtctctttgaaaTGTAGGTAAATCTCCCAGCCTCTTAGTAGTTTTGCAACCCTGGAATGTCTTTCTCAGGGACCTGCAAGCCATCCCTTTGAAAAGTCATCATTGAAGAAGATagcacccccgccccccttctcaggctctgtgggagggtaggagccGAACTTGAATAAGGGACAATTAGCAAATACAGATGGCCTTATCGCAGAGAAAAACACTCGCAAACTCAGAAATAGCTCAGTGTGCTGGACACAGCCCATGGACCAGCCTCTCTCCTATCACCGACCAGCACTGTTCCACTAGCCCATTCAGGGCTTAAAAACCTTTCCCTAttttgttttggtggagtctctccGCTATtgtcataagtttttgttttgttttgttttaagtagctccacacccagtgtgagatcaagacctgagccaagatcaagagtcggttgcttaaccgactgagccacccaggcgcccctgccatagtcttgaataaagtctccTGTGCCTGTTTAACTTTGGTGAAATTTTTCTGTGACAGCAGACACCCAGGCACTGTGGACACTCACCAGATTCTGAACTCTCATAGGCATGGTTCCCCTCTTGCCAAATCACTGCTCCTCCCATCAGGCATCACTTCCCCAAACCTGTTTTGCATCCAAATTGTTCTTCCTGCTGCTGCTgttccttccccaggctctctgtTGGGTGCTAGCCACAGAGGAGCAGGGTGGAGCGAAGGGCCCCTGGAGAGCAGAGACTGGCCAAGGAAGGAGGCTGGGTTTTCTGAAGCCCCTGTGGAAGGTAGAGGCTTTGGAGGTGTTCACAGTGGTTCACAGTTTCAGAGACTGAGGCTTGAAGAATCGTCAGACCAGCCGGTTTAGGGTGtgagtatttgtgtgtgtatgagagagtgtgtgtaagTGACTGTGTGAGTGTGTGGCTGTGTGTATGTGATTTTGATTCTGATCGCCTTAAGGTACCTTTGGAGACTGTGAGATATTAGGTGGGAAGCTCTCCATTGTAGGAGGTAATCAAGTGGAGACCTGGTGATCTAGATCTAGGGATTTGGGCAGGGCTCTTATATCCACAGGGGGCTATACAACATGAACTCTGAGCTCCCTGTGAAcccagggattctttttttttttcagtaattaaaCTTCAGGAAccaaataattaattatttaagagATTGGGGGGAAATTGAGGATGTTTGGTGGTAGACATTAAGgtgctattttaaaaactttttactgTTAGAAATTTTCACACACACATCAACCTATAGAGAATAGCATGCTCGCCAccaagactcaaaaaaaaaaatttttttttaaagattttatttatttatttgacagagagagacacagcgagagagggaacacaagcagggggagtgggagagggagaagcaggcctcccactgagcagggagtccaacacagggctctatccgaggaccctgggatcatgacctgagccaaaggcagacgcttaatgactgagccacccaggcgccccaagactcaaaaatttttaacataacaCTGATCTTGTgttatcctttcttcttttggtgCTTGTAAGGGCATTGAATTGGATTCCTGCATTATTTTGCTCAAAATACTAATTTCACTTAAAACACCATTTAAGAGTAGATGATTTGGTTTGTGTAAGCAGTTTAGTAAATGCGCCATCATCTTTTCCCCAAAGTGGACAAAATTCCCCAACATGTTTACATATAGGAATAAGTGCAGTCCTGAAATCTGCCCttctagaaataattattaactgATTCGTTAACTACAAGCAGACTTTGTAGCCAAAATAATTGAGAAATACTTAGTATTCCTTATTCAAAATGATTCCATTAATCAAACATGCTATGATTGTAATGATTATTTAAATGCCATCCCCTCGATCATGTGTAACCCCACATGtgaccaatctttttttttaaagatttatttatgtacttgagaatgagagagggggagagagagacacacacagagacagagagagagagagagggaacatcatgcatgagcagggggtggggggtgcgcagtgggaaagaatctcaagcagactcccactgagcacagagcccacaaggggcaggaaggggggcccaatctcatgaccctgagatcatgacctgagccaaaaccaagagtcagaagccaaccaactgagccacccaggtgcccctaagaccAATCTTTATTTCTGCCTAAGTGTTTTTCCGTAAGTTGTCAGAATTGTGGAGTTTTGCTCTGGAGCCCTAGTCAAAAACGGAATCGTGTACATTGTGCgccaatgttttcttttgttattttacaCAGAAACTGAAGGCAGCATcgatatctatgtatatataatttttgaatccgatcttatttatttatttatgtatttacagtTCAGCAGTGTGAAGTATAGTATTCACACAGTTGTGCATCCCACCTCCTGGACTTTTTCATCatgcaaaattgaaactctagGCCCTGTTTTTGGGGCCACCTCGGTCCTGATATGAGTATGTCCCTGTTCTTACCTAAATTGGGGGAAGGGGTTGCCTGAGGATTGCCaaattaagtgtacaatacagtattgtcaACTGTAGGCACCCACTACCCCCTctacacattctctttttttagtttggttttttttttttcaagtaggttccatgacctcagccaaaatctggcgctcaaccgactgagccacccaggcattcttacacattctctctttcaagTGTATTTTTTTCCACCTCCAGAGAAACAAAGATTAATTACAGGGTCCTTTGAGATGAAATAAAGTTACCCAAATCTGATCATTTATTCCCCCATTGGAAGAATTTGTGTGAAGTGATGTTTCTGTCTACTGCTATGTCTTCCAAAAGTTAAAATttcttggggggcctgggtggctcagtcggttaagcgtacatcaggtcttgatctcagttccTGAGTTCATGACCTTCGTTGGGGTCCACAtaagtgtggagcctacttttttttttttaaagttaaaatttcttACTTAAAGTGAATAATTTTTGGACAACCCTCTTGGATCCCCTCTCtttttgggagctttgtactatcaataaactttgctttgctgcccactaaataaataaataaagtgaataatttttttaaaaatttatttgacagagagacacagcgagagagggaacacaagcagggggagtgggagagggagaagcaggcttcccagcgagcagggagcccaatttggggctcgatcccaggaccctgggatcatgacctgagccgaagacagatgcttaatgactgagccacccaggcgcccctaaagtgaataatttttaagagttttagtGTTTAATATTCAAACACTGACATTTTAAGAACTTAAATTTAGGAGTCTAATACCTGAATTAGATGGATGGATTGGCAAAAAGCTATTAATGAAAGGATTCTTCATTTTCCCTCTTCCACtcatttcttgaaatttttcctTCACGATTTATAGAAGGTAAATTTATGTCAATCATTAATGGTTCTGGATTTAGCTACATTCTGCTGAAATAACcactatagaatttttttttctcctgctaccTTAGTTTTTGCAAAAATTTATCCAATTATCCAATTAGTTTTATTAGCTATTAAAACAATGAGCTTTCTATTTTCcaattctgattatttttccttcttgataTATGTCAAATGGGGTTAATATTTTACCCTAGAattttaacatcttaaaataaTATGTAGATGCCAagtcattaaattttaataatttaatactgATGAAATTGTTAAAGCAATAATAAACAACtgctataataatataattaacagACTGTTGAGTAATATTCTTCAATTTCCACCCACATACATTCTTTGTGGATTACTAAGGATAATTGAGTATTAATTATTATATAGTGATTCATGCCAAGTGAAAGGATCTGTGGACTTAAATTTGGAACTCAATAATTCTAGTCTGTAcagtaaataattagaaaatatgaactgcaatatgaaatattaaatgcaGCCAAAACACAGATAccaagagggatttttttttttttctcattaaacttttgttttaatgggtcttaaaattctgtgacagagttttggtcaagttgttttcattaaaaagtactgatcttggggcgcctgggtggctcagttggttaagcgtctgccttcagctcagatcatgatcccagagtcccagcatcgagtcccgcattgggctctctgctcagcaaggagtctgcttctcttttcccttggcttctctctctctctctgtcaaataaataaaatctttttttaaaaaagtactgatcttaggggtgcttgggtggctcagttggttgagcataggactcttggtttcagcttaggtggtgatctcagggtcaggagattgagctctgggttgggctctgccctcagcaacgagattctccctctccctctgcccctcccacttgtgctctctctctctctctaaaacaaataaataaaatccttaaaaaaataaaaattccttcataaaaaaaatactgatttaaaaaactaataagttaaggggcacctggatggctcagtcctttaagcttCCGACTCCTTATTTCCACTGGGATGgtgatgtcagggttgtgggattgtgCCCCTCAatgggctctacgctcagtggggaatctgcttctctccctcttcttcttcctctgtccctccctgctctctaaaataaatacataaatcttagaaaaaaaaaaacaaaaaactaatgactTAAAACtgtcatacacacaaaaaaatcaaatggcccacaaaacattctcctttccttccggAGGTTTTACAGTGCAGTTATCATTAACTGGTCTTTTACTGTTAAACTTAAATGACCAACTgacacaaacagttctgagaccgttcttccaccactgattaagaTGGGGGTGGCAAGTATtggggataatattcatttagccttctgagctttctgggcaAGCTTGATGACCTTACCAGCTCCAGATGTCTTCTTGTCCACTGTTTTGATGACACCCACAGCAACTGTCTGTCCCATGTCATGAACAGCAAAACAGCCTGGAGGAGGATAGTCGGAGATGCTCTCAACATGCATAGGCTTGCCAGGAACCATATCAATGatggcagcatcaccagatttcaagaacttGGGGCCATTTTCCGGCTTTCTTCCAGAATGACGATCAGTCTCCTTCAACTCAGCAAACTTGCAAGCAGTGTGAGCTGTGTGACAATCCCCCACAGGTGCATATCCAGCACTGATgggcctggatggttcaggatgATCACCTGAGCTGTGAAGTCAGCTGCTTCCATTGGTGGGTCATTTTTGCTGTTACCCACCACAATGCCACGACGAACATCCTTGACAGATATTTCTTGACATTGAAGCCCACATTGTTCCCAGAAAGAGCCTCACTCAAAGCTTCATGGTGCATTCTAACACACTTGACTTCATTTGTAACATTGACTGGAGCAAAGGTGACCACCATGTTTAAGAACACTAGTCTCCATTCAGCCCACAGGGACAGTACCAATACCACCAATTTTGTAGACATCCTGGAGGGGCAGACACGAGGGCTTGTCAGTTGGATGAGTTGATGGCAGAATGCAATCCAGAGCTTCAAGCAGCATGGTCCCACTGGCATTGCCATCTTTACGGGTGACTTTCCATCCCTTGAACCACTTAGCGCTTGGCTCCAGCAGGTTGTCACCATTCCAATCAGAAATTGGCACAAATGCTACTGTTTTGGGATTGTAGCCAATTTTCTTAATATAGGTGCTGACTTCCTTAACGATTTTCTCATATCTCTTCTGGCTGTAGGGTGGCTCAGTAGAATCCATTTTGTTAATACCAACTATTAGTTGTTTCACACCCAGTGTGTAAGCCAGAAGGGCATGCTCATGGGTCTGCTCATTCTTGGAGACACCTGCTTCAAATTCACCATTACCAGCAGCAACAATCAGTTGCTGAGATATAGTCAGCCTGAGATACATCTGTaatcatgttgtttttttttttttaagatttttttttttttttaatttgagagagaatgagagagagcaagcacatgagaggggggagggtcagagggagaagcagactccctgccg
This region includes:
- the LYPD5 gene encoding ly6/PLAUR domain-containing protein 5 isoform X3, coding for MGVPSTILLCLFGAVFCVTASQARQCYNFQHIYFGPFDLSSMKFHNVSCPHGCSEAVLSLDTGYRASVTMVQKGCWTGPPTGRMLSNDHALPPDYSVVRGCATDLCNADLMTHDSIPNLSPAPNPPTLSGLQCYACLGIHPEDCTPEKSRQVHCHQDQSVCFQGNGQMTVGNFSVPVYIRTCHRPSCTIKGTSSPWTNIDLQGSCCEGHLCNRDSVTQPFTTASGTAPSQAPFLMVPLLVGTLGGPLVPLS
- the LYPD5 gene encoding ly6/PLAUR domain-containing protein 5 isoform X1, whose protein sequence is MGAERGEEAKPEPNPLCVWSSTEESSISVCVHVGMPASQARQCYNFQHIYFGPFDLSSMKFHNVSCPHGCSEAVLSLDTGYRASVTMVQKGCWTGPPTGRMLSNDHALPPDYSVVRGCATDLCNADLMTHDSIPNLSPAPNPPTLSGLQCYACLGIHPEDCTPEKSRQVHCHQDQSVCFQGNGQMTVGNFSVPVYIRTCHRPSCTIKGTSSPWTNIDLQGSCCEGHLCNRDSVTQPFTTASGTAPSQAPFLMVPLLVGTLGGPLVPLS
- the LYPD5 gene encoding ly6/PLAUR domain-containing protein 5 isoform X2, whose amino-acid sequence is MPLFKGTSGEPWGSFQNWQRTLASPSGNLFPQFGKRQRHTHIRTEVAAKMGAERGEEAKPEPNPLCVWSSTEESSISVCVHVGMPASQARQCYNFQHIYFGPFDLSSMKFHNVSCPHGCSEAVLSLDTGYRASVTMVQKGCWTGPPTGRMLSNDHALPPDYSVVRGCATDLCNADLMTHDSIPNLSPAPNPPTLSGLQCYACLGIHPEDCTPEKSRQVHCHQDQSVCFQGNGQMTVEPAWSYKKVFICIIMRGLRGSIS